The Desulfatirhabdium butyrativorans DSM 18734 region CACCAAGTCGCGGTCACCTGGGAAGGGAAACCGGCAACCCTCAATTTCGCGAGGGACATCACCCAGAGCAAACAACTCGAAGAGCAACTTCGCCAATCCCGGAAAATGGAGGCCATAGGCACCCTGGCCGGCGGAATCGCTCATGATTTCAACAATATTTTAAGTATCATCATTGGGAATCTGGAGCTTGCGCTCGACTCGGCTCAAACCCCGGATGCCATCCGCAAACAATTGCTCGAAATGCATCGGGCAGGTCTCAAGGCGCGGGATGTGCTTCGGCAATTGCTCAGTTTCTCGCGCAAATCGGAAATCACGCATCAGCCCATCGAACCGGCGGCAACGGCTGCGGAGGCCATCCGGCTCCTTCGATCGAGTATCCCCTCTTCCATCGATATCCAATTTCAGAAGGAAGGAACAATCGGCGCCATTTCGGCCGACCCGACCCAGTTCCAGCAGATCATTCTCAATCTTGGAACCAACGCCTTTCATGCGATGGAAAACGAATCCTCCGGCCGCATCAGCCTGACCTTGCGCAATGCGGAATTGAAGGACGGGCTCAGATCGCCATTCGCCAACCTGCCGCCTGGACACTACCTGCAAATGGTGTTTTCGGATACTGGCCGGGGAATCGAGGCCGGGAACCTGCACCGGATTTTCGATCCATACTTCACCACCAAGGCGCCAGGCCGCGGCACTGGCATGGGTCTTGCTGTTGTTCATGGCATCGTCCAGAACCACGGCGGCGCAATCACCGTGGCCAGTGAACCGGGACAAGGAACGACATTTTATCTGTATTTTCCGACAACCACCCAAACCGCGACCTCACACAAGGAAAAGGATATCAAGCCTGTTCAAGGCTCAGGATGCATCCTGTTCGTTGACGATGAACCCTCCCTTGCGGAGTTGGGCCAGGCCATGCTGACAACACTCGGCTACCAGGTGGTTGCGACAACGCAGCCAAGAGAGGCGCTTGCACTTTTTGCCCAGGATCCGACAAAATTCGATCTGGTCATCACCGATCTCACCATGCCTCAAATCTCCGGGGATCGCCTGGCCAAAGAATTGTGCGCACTTCGGCCGGATATTCCCGTAATTCTGTGCACCGGGTATTCCGATTGGATGCCTTCGAATGCCGACGGATCAGCGGGAATCCGGATATGCCTGCAAAAACCCGTCCGGATGGCAGAGCTGGCCAAGGCAGTTAGTGCCACAATCGGCAGTAGGCAGGCAGTGGGCAGTGGGCAGTCGGCAGTGGGCAGTACATCCTTACCCTGGTGAAGGCCGTGGTCCAGAACCTGTCAATATCCCGCAATCGCAGAACGCGATTCAGGCTTTGGCCGCAATCCCCATGGAGCAGCGGCCTGCACTATTCGGCGCCTCATGAACTTCCGGCGCTTGCACACATTGGCGATAGTTATCGTATCGGTCACTTGCTGGAAAAACCCGCGAGAGAAAGACTGCAGGGCCAGCGACCTGGGCAGGCTCGGGGAAAGGAACCTCGTGGCTGGAAGCCGCTCCTGCACAACAGGATGGCTGAAACGATGATCATGGCCCACACATTCAAGAAGAGGTGAAATGCATGGAATGGCTGACGGATCAGCAGAAAAATAGCGACGAAAGCACGATCGTCGGGGCTCAAGAGGTGGCAGCCATCCTGAACGCGGTTCCCCAAGCCTTTTTCCTGATGAAACCCGATGGTACGATCATCATCGCCAATGATGCGATGGCCAGTCGGCTTCATTTGCCGCTCGAGGCGATTCAGGGAATGGAGGCCTTCGAGCTGGATCCGCCGGATATGGCCCGAAACAGGCGGGAAATGGTTCGACTGGTCATGGCAACCGGCCGAGCTGTCACCTTCACGGACGAACGGGACGGCCAGGTCTTCGAAAACCGCGTCTGCCCGCTGCTGAACCGCGCAGGCGAGGTATCACGGATAGCCTTTCTTTCTTGGGACATCACGCGACAAACTCAACGGGAAAAAGCGCTCCAGCAAAGCCAGATGCTCTTGAATGAAACCCAGAAACTCACCCATGCCGGCGGGTGGGAATGGGATATGGCAGCCCGAACCATGACCTGGACCGATGAAACCTACCGCATCCACGGATATTCGCCCGACCAATACCCCCAGGGCTCAGCCGACCTGATCCAGCATAGCCTCAAGTGCTACGATCCGGAGGACCGACCGGTGATCGAGGAGGCGTTTCTTCGCTGTGCAGCAGAAGGTCGCCCGTACGATCTGACGGTTCCGTTCACGCAGGCGGATGGCAAGCGCCTGTGGATCCGCACCATCGGCATTCCGGTCCGGGACCATGGGAAAATCATCAAAGTTATCGGCAATATTGTCGATATCACCGATCAGAAACAGATGGCCAATGTCCTGCAGGCGCGGCTGCGCCTGAGTGAAGCCGCCGCAACGATTCCCCTCGAGAAACTGCTCCAAAAATTCCTGGATGAGGCAGAAGTCCTGACGGATAGTTGCACTGGTTTTTTTCATTTTTTTGATCAGGACAACCAAACAATATCCCTGCAAACCTGGTCGAGCAACACCCTGCAGCTCTGTCAGGCGGATGGAAAAGGACTTCACTATCCGTTGGATAAATCCGGCGTTTGGGCCGATTGCATCCGGGAACGTCGGCCAATTGTCCATAACGACTACTCAACGCTTCCGAACCGAAAAGGCCTGCCTCAGGGCCATGCACCGGTGATCCGCGAACTGGTGGTGCCGATTTTCCGGGAAGGGAGGATTATGGCGGTGTTCGGCGTGGGCAACAAAAGAACAGCTTACGACGAGCGGGATGTCGAAGTCATCTCGAAGCTGGGTGACATGGCCTGGGATATCGTGTTGCGCAAGCAGGAGGAAGCGGCGCTGCAGGAAAGCGAAGCCCGGTTCAGAAAGATTTATGAACACATGGGCATCGGCGTGGCCCGGATTTCCCTGGATTTTCGGATCGAATGCGCAAATGACGCCTATTGCCGGATGCTCGGTTACCGGGAAGAGGAGCTGATCGGCAAGCACCTGCGCGACATCACCCATCCGGAAGTCATCGCGGAGAATCTTGCCAAACAGCGGCAGCTTGGCGATGGCATCATTGACCATTATCGTATGGAGAAACGGTTCATCCACAAAGACGGCCACACGGTGTATGGACTTCTCAACGCCAATTTGATTCGCGATGCGGAAGGCCACCCGAGCTATTTTCTGGGAAGCGTCGCCGATATAACGGAGCGCAAGCAGGCAGAAGCCGAAAAGCTGACCCTGGAAATCAAGAACCGGCAACTGCAAAAGGCCGAAAGCCTGGGACGCATGGCCGGCGCCATTGCCCACCATTTCAACAACCAGCTCTATGTGGTGACGGGAAACCTGGAAATGGCCATTGATGACTCTCGCAAGGGGATCGCCTCGACCGATTTCCTGGAAGCCGCCCTGCAGGCCGCCCACAGGGCGGCCGATGTGTGCCGGATGATGCTGACCTATCTCGGCCAGAAACTCGAACAACATCGACCCATCGACTTGAGCGATACCTGCCGTCAACGTGTCTCTCTGCTGCAGGCCGCTATTCCGCAGAACATTCTTTTCGAAACCGATTTTCCGTCCTCAGGCCCCATCATCCGCGCGGATAGCCGCCAGGTTCAACAGGTTCTGCTGAATCTGGTGTCCAACGCCCGGGAATCCATTTCGGAAGATCAGGGGAAGATTCGCCTCGCTATCCAAATCGTTTCTGCCGAGGACATTCAGGCATCGAAGCGTTTCCCGATCGACTGGCAACCGACGCAACCCGATTATGCCTGCCTGGAAGTATCGGATACCGGCTGCGGGATTGCCGAAAAAGACATCGAGAAACTCTTCGACCCGTTTTTCACCACGAAATTCATCGGTCGGGGTCTCGGACTGCCGGTCGTGGGGGGCATCCTGAAGGCCCATGGCGGCGCGATCACCGTGACCAGTGAGCCCGGCAGAGGAACGACGATGCGGGCGTATTTTCCATTGATGGTTTCGAACAGCCAGTGACCAAGATTTGAAATGCCTTTCATCGTTTTCGATAACGTGAGCACGGTCATTCGAGGTCAAACCGTCCTCAAAGAGATTTCCTGGCAAATCGAGCCCCATCAAAATTGGGTGATCGTCGGCCCCAACGGGGCAGGAAAAAGCTCCCTTCTGAAGATCATCCTCGGCAGGCTGTACTATCGGGGCCATTTCCGCATGGCGGAAGGCTTGCGAAAACGCACACGTCTGGTCTCCTTTGACCGCCATACGCATTTGATCCGCGGGGAAACCGAACGGGATCAATCCCGTTATTTCAGCGGCAGACTGGATGAGGGCATCCTCACCCCGGCAGCGCTGATTCACTCATCGGCCGGGACAAAGGGCCATCCGGACAGCGTGCGGGATATCGTCGCGCTTCTCGATATCGGAAACATCCTCGACAGGGAGATCCGGCAACTTTCCACCGGCGAAATGCGGAAAGTGTTGATCGCCGAAGCCTTGATGACGGAACCTGAGCTGCTCATTCTGGATGAGCCTTTCGATGGCATCGACCGAGAATCAGCCCGCTTGCTGATCCGGTTTACCGATCACCTGATCGAATCCGGCATCCAGGTAATCCTGGTAACCCATCGGTTTGAAGAGATTCCGTCACGCCTGACGCATGCGCTGTGTCTGCAAAACGGCCGGATCTTCCGGCAAGGCCCCATCGAAATTCTTCGCAACAAACGCCTCATCACCAAACTCTACCCTGTCCACTCAAAGGCTGTCTCTTTTACGGAAAACACCAGCATACCGGGCAGCACCGGGATCGGCGATTCCTTCTCCGCCTTGATCCGAATGAAAAACGTGTGTGTCGCCCACGGTCGGACGAAAATTCTGGATCACATCGACTGGGAAGTTCACCCGGGAGAAAACTGGCTGATCTGCGGACCCAACGGCGCCGGGAAATCGACGTTGATCCGGCTGATCACGGCCGATGAGCCCCAGGCTTATGCAAATGAAATCGAACTGTTCGGGAAAAAACGGGGAACAGGGGAGAGCATCTGGGAGATCAAGCAGAAAATCGGTCTGATTTCATCGGAATTTCAGATCCGGTACCGGGGAGCCGCCACACCGATGAGCGCGTTCCAGGTGGTTCTATCCGGCTTTTTCGATTCGGTCGGTCTCTACCGAAACGCCTCGTCCGCGCAGCGGCAAATCGCCGGGCAGTGGCTGCAGCGAATCGGAATGGCCCAATACGGCGAGCGCATCTTTGCGCACCTGTCCTATGGCGAACAGCGCATGATCCTGATCGCCCGGGCCATGGTCAAATCGCCTGTCCTGCTGATCCTGGATGAACCTTTCGAAGGGCTTGACTACGCCAACCGGCGAATGCTCTTGAACCTGATCGATGACATCGGCATCAACACGCCAACCGGCATCATCTATGTAACCCACCGGAAGGACCGGCTCGATTGCATCACCCACCGCTTCGATTTTGTGCCAGACAAAACCGGCGGATACCGGATCGTGCAGCGGCGGAATCGGGGGGAAAGGGATAAGTTTTAAGTTTTAAGGGTTAAGTTTTAAGGGTTAAGGGTTAAGTTTTAAGGGTTAAGGGGTGGATGGGAACCGTTATAT contains the following coding sequences:
- a CDS encoding PAS domain-containing hybrid sensor histidine kinase/response regulator, with protein sequence MKNASENEPKWDVLREQIIGLGERSIRKSYYPELRHRLEELEHFRQLLDLANDIILSFELPSTRIIHFNRSVSAVLGYSPEQVASLTLKDLCPDLAMRIIAQWAGDTNPGAAVAADAMASDLFTQSGTAVPIEATFGMRSMHGRMLGIVVARQIGERLQAERQLKESEARYRRVIENADEAIFVLQRDMIRFANRQTASILPVSEQELYATPFWQMLHPSDQAYARHLSNPDQIPVERATPKTLRWLGPNGDIHWIELHQVAVTWEGKPATLNFARDITQSKQLEEQLRQSRKMEAIGTLAGGIAHDFNNILSIIIGNLELALDSAQTPDAIRKQLLEMHRAGLKARDVLRQLLSFSRKSEITHQPIEPAATAAEAIRLLRSSIPSSIDIQFQKEGTIGAISADPTQFQQIILNLGTNAFHAMENESSGRISLTLRNAELKDGLRSPFANLPPGHYLQMVFSDTGRGIEAGNLHRIFDPYFTTKAPGRGTGMGLAVVHGIVQNHGGAITVASEPGQGTTFYLYFPTTTQTATSHKEKDIKPVQGSGCILFVDDEPSLAELGQAMLTTLGYQVVATTQPREALALFAQDPTKFDLVITDLTMPQISGDRLAKELCALRPDIPVILCTGYSDWMPSNADGSAGIRICLQKPVRMAELAKAVSATIGSRQAVGSGQSAVGSTSLPW
- a CDS encoding PAS domain S-box protein, with protein sequence MEWLTDQQKNSDESTIVGAQEVAAILNAVPQAFFLMKPDGTIIIANDAMASRLHLPLEAIQGMEAFELDPPDMARNRREMVRLVMATGRAVTFTDERDGQVFENRVCPLLNRAGEVSRIAFLSWDITRQTQREKALQQSQMLLNETQKLTHAGGWEWDMAARTMTWTDETYRIHGYSPDQYPQGSADLIQHSLKCYDPEDRPVIEEAFLRCAAEGRPYDLTVPFTQADGKRLWIRTIGIPVRDHGKIIKVIGNIVDITDQKQMANVLQARLRLSEAAATIPLEKLLQKFLDEAEVLTDSCTGFFHFFDQDNQTISLQTWSSNTLQLCQADGKGLHYPLDKSGVWADCIRERRPIVHNDYSTLPNRKGLPQGHAPVIRELVVPIFREGRIMAVFGVGNKRTAYDERDVEVISKLGDMAWDIVLRKQEEAALQESEARFRKIYEHMGIGVARISLDFRIECANDAYCRMLGYREEELIGKHLRDITHPEVIAENLAKQRQLGDGIIDHYRMEKRFIHKDGHTVYGLLNANLIRDAEGHPSYFLGSVADITERKQAEAEKLTLEIKNRQLQKAESLGRMAGAIAHHFNNQLYVVTGNLEMAIDDSRKGIASTDFLEAALQAAHRAADVCRMMLTYLGQKLEQHRPIDLSDTCRQRVSLLQAAIPQNILFETDFPSSGPIIRADSRQVQQVLLNLVSNARESISEDQGKIRLAIQIVSAEDIQASKRFPIDWQPTQPDYACLEVSDTGCGIAEKDIEKLFDPFFTTKFIGRGLGLPVVGGILKAHGGAITVTSEPGRGTTMRAYFPLMVSNSQ
- a CDS encoding ATP-binding cassette domain-containing protein; this translates as MPFIVFDNVSTVIRGQTVLKEISWQIEPHQNWVIVGPNGAGKSSLLKIILGRLYYRGHFRMAEGLRKRTRLVSFDRHTHLIRGETERDQSRYFSGRLDEGILTPAALIHSSAGTKGHPDSVRDIVALLDIGNILDREIRQLSTGEMRKVLIAEALMTEPELLILDEPFDGIDRESARLLIRFTDHLIESGIQVILVTHRFEEIPSRLTHALCLQNGRIFRQGPIEILRNKRLITKLYPVHSKAVSFTENTSIPGSTGIGDSFSALIRMKNVCVAHGRTKILDHIDWEVHPGENWLICGPNGAGKSTLIRLITADEPQAYANEIELFGKKRGTGESIWEIKQKIGLISSEFQIRYRGAATPMSAFQVVLSGFFDSVGLYRNASSAQRQIAGQWLQRIGMAQYGERIFAHLSYGEQRMILIARAMVKSPVLLILDEPFEGLDYANRRMLLNLIDDIGINTPTGIIYVTHRKDRLDCITHRFDFVPDKTGGYRIVQRRNRGERDKF